The window ATGCTCTTGCAAATGCAGTAAAAGTAACTCTTGGACCAAAAGGACGTAACGTGGTTCTTGAGAAAAAATTTGGTTCTCCGTTAATTACAAATGATGGTGTTACCATTGCTAAAGAAATCGAATTAGAAGATGCTTTCGAAAACATGGGAGCTAAGCTTGTAGCAGAAGTAGCAAGCAAAACAAATGATGTTGCCGGTGACGGTACAACAACTGCAACGGTTCTTGCGCAAGCAATGATTCGTGAAGGCCTTAAAAACGTAACAGCGGGTGCAAATCCAATGGGAATCCGTAAAGGAATCGAAAAAGCTGTTATTGCTGCTATTGAAGAATTAAAAGCTATTTCTAAGCCAATCGAAGGCAAAGCGTCTATCGCACAAGTTGCAGCGATTTCTTCTGCTGACGAAGAAGTGGGTCAATTAATCGCTGAAGCAATGGAGCGCGTTGGTAACGACGGAGTTATCACAATCGAAGAGTCTAAAGGCTTTACAACTGAATTAGACGTTGTAGAAGGTATGCAATTCGATCGTGGTTACGCATCTGCCTACATGGTAACAAATACTGACAAAATGGAAGCAGTATTAGAAAATCCATATATCTTAATCACTGACAAAAAGATTTCTAGCATTCAAGAAATTTTACCAGTGCTTGAGCAAGTGGTTCAACAAGGTAAACCATTATTACTAGTGGCTGAAGATGTTGAAGGTGAAGCATTATCAACATTAGTAGTGAATAAGCTTCGTGGAACATTCAATGCAGTAGCTGTTAAAGCTCCTGGCTTTGGTGACCGTCGTAAAGCAATGCTTGAAGATATCTCGATTTTAACTGGCGGTGAAGTGATCACTGAAGAGTTAGGTCGCGAACTTAAGTCTGCAACAATTGCATCACTAGGTCGCGCTTCTAAAGTTGTTGTAACAAAAGAAAATACAACAATCGTAGAAGGTGCTGGAGAAACTGCAGAAATTGCAGCTCGGGTAAACCAAATTCGTGCTCAATTAGAAGAAACTACTTCTGAATTTGATCGTGAAAAATTACAAGAGCGCCTTGCTAAATTAGCTGGCGGTGTAGCAGTCATTAAAGTGGGTGCTGCAACTGAAACTGAATTAAAAGAGCGCAAGCTTCGCATTGAAGATGCATTGAACTCTACTCGCGCAGCAGTAGAAGAAGGTATCGTTTCTGGTGGAGGTGTTGCCCTTCTAAATGTATATAACAAAGTAGCTTCTATCCAAGCTGAAGGCGACGAAGCAACAGGCGTAAACATCGTATTACGTGCGATTGAAGAGCCTGTACGCACAATCGCTCACAATGCTGGTCTTGAAGGATCTGTTATCGTTGAACGCTTAAAGCGTGAAGAAGTTGGAACAGGCTTTAACGCTGCTAATGGCGAATGGGTAAACATGATCAAAGCTGGTATCGTTGACCCAACTAAAGTTACTCGTTCTGCTCTTCAAAACGCAGCTTCTGTTGCGGCTATGTTCTTAACAACTGAAGCAGTTGTTGCTGACAAACCAGAACCTGCTGGTGCAGGTGGCGGAATGCCTGATATGAGCGGTATGGGTGGAATGGGCGGCATGATGTAGGAGAGACGTTTGAAACGTTGATATATCAAGGGTTATAGACTCTTTTATGAGCCTTTAACCCTGATAAAATCACATTTCAATCACATTTCTTGCGATTTTGCTAAATTAAGAATGCTTCCGAAATGATTTTTAATCTTTTCGGTGGCATTTTTTTTCATTTTATCTGTAATGTGAGTATAGATTTTCATCGTTGTTTTCATATCGTCATGACCAACCCTTTTCATGATTGTATTAATATCAATTCCAGCCTCGGCCAACATACTGATATGAGAATGCCTGAAGATATGAGGGGTAGCATTTTTTTGTATTGATGTTTTTTTAAGCAGGCGATTCATTCGGATAA of the Bacillus sp. 1NLA3E genome contains:
- the groL gene encoding chaperonin GroEL (60 kDa chaperone family; promotes refolding of misfolded polypeptides especially under stressful conditions; forms two stacked rings of heptamers to form a barrel-shaped 14mer; ends can be capped by GroES; misfolded proteins enter the barrel where they are refolded when GroES binds), translating into MAKEIKFSEDARRAMLRGVDALANAVKVTLGPKGRNVVLEKKFGSPLITNDGVTIAKEIELEDAFENMGAKLVAEVASKTNDVAGDGTTTATVLAQAMIREGLKNVTAGANPMGIRKGIEKAVIAAIEELKAISKPIEGKASIAQVAAISSADEEVGQLIAEAMERVGNDGVITIEESKGFTTELDVVEGMQFDRGYASAYMVTNTDKMEAVLENPYILITDKKISSIQEILPVLEQVVQQGKPLLLVAEDVEGEALSTLVVNKLRGTFNAVAVKAPGFGDRRKAMLEDISILTGGEVITEELGRELKSATIASLGRASKVVVTKENTTIVEGAGETAEIAARVNQIRAQLEETTSEFDREKLQERLAKLAGGVAVIKVGAATETELKERKLRIEDALNSTRAAVEEGIVSGGGVALLNVYNKVASIQAEGDEATGVNIVLRAIEEPVRTIAHNAGLEGSVIVERLKREEVGTGFNAANGEWVNMIKAGIVDPTKVTRSALQNAASVAAMFLTTEAVVADKPEPAGAGGGMPDMSGMGGMGGMM